The sequence CTCCACAGGGACCCTGCAGCACTGTGGCTGTGGCCCAGGGTGAGTGTGGTCACCAGCCTCCCAAGGTCCGTCAGCAGGGCACGGTGACAGGTCGCTCCTGACGCTCTGCTGTGGAGGCTACCAATGAGACAAAGGAAAACCAAGACGTGCAGGAGAGAGGCACTCCGGTCGGCTGGGGCTAGTGCCTGGGAACCAAACTCCTGTGGAGAAGGCCCTGGAGGATGCTTTGGCCGCAAGTGACCAGGAGCGTCTCCCTGGGGTTGAAGGGCACCCCCAGCTCTCCATGGGGACTCCAATGGGCTTAGGCTCCAGGCAGTTCTGAGCCAGGCTTCTTACCCTAGGAAGCCAATCCAACTAGACTACAATGCCAAGGCCCCATTTCCAAACCATGCCAGGGTAGGGGTATAGGCCGAGTGCTAAGCACAAGCAGCTGAGGTCCCCACTGCAGGGCGGGCACCCCCACGCCTGTTTCCTCCAGCAGGTCAGGGCAGCAGCTCTGCCCCTGCGCCCTTCCTTGCGGAGATCTCCCCTCTCCAACAATGGTTACCTGCTCTGCTAGGGTAGCAGGGGGCGAGGCCAGCCCTCCCGAGGACATGCACCCTGACCCCCAGTGCACAGAGAAAAACAACCCAGAGAACAAGTTCGGGGCAGGGATGATGCAGCAGGTGACAGGGTGGGGACTGTGGGACCACAGCAGTTGAAGGCAAGATGGAGATGCCAGCAAAGGCCAGAGGGAGGAGCCTTGGCAGAGGGAACCACTTGGGGGAGCAagcccagggcaggcagggcagcCCTGGTGGGTGGGAGCCAGGGGTTGGCGGAAGGAACTGAGGGCAGGTACATGATCCCCACCTGCCACAAAGCCCCACAAAACACTCAACCACCTTTTCATCCAAAATCAAGGCTGTATTTACCTTCATTGGTTGATGTGAGAACAGACTGTTTAAAATAACCGGGGTCTACCGTGAAAACATGGGGTTGAAAATACAGAACGGAATAAAGCAAACAGCCAAGGATGGCCAAACCGAGGCTCCAACGCTCAGGAAACAGGTGTGGACGTCAGGAAAGAAGGGATACTGACAAGAGGGTACAGTGACATCATGGGGTTATGAAAGTAAGACTGAAACCGAAAGGAAATCATGCCAAAGCCTTGGCCGGTGGGAGAACATGAGACCGATGTCTTCTGATGGCCTCCGTGGAGAAGAAACACAGGTTATTTCTTTTGTGATCAGCCTTGAGCCTCTTTACCTCCCAATCCCTACTCATCTGGGGTGGATCCCCAGGCCACCGCACAACCAGCCCGAGGTGCACGCACATCCCAGGGCCACTCCGCAGTCCCCCAGCGGCCTGGCCGCTCAAGCGCTTGCATAGTTGAAGGATGTTGCTGCCATTAAACGTCTGAGGGCAGTTCCAACTGACAGCGGGTGGGTTGTTGTGACCACCTTAAACAAACAACCAGAGAAATTTCTAGAAACTGTTTTTATAAAGTCTACCTAGGTTAAGAATTTAATAacatcatatatttatattaacagACTAtttacagtttcatttttctttttaaaaaaacaaaccgaAAAAGAAACCCTTTTACACTTCTGCATAATAAGGCAAAAAAAGCTTTGTACATTATTATCTTAATATATATCTGTAACTTCGGTTCCAAGTACCAAGGGAGGGTCAGGGCCAGGCCTGAGTGGGGGCCTCACAGTGCATTGGACAAAATGACCGTTTTTTTCCAccataaataagacaaaaaaaaccCCAGGGGCTCTGGAGACAGATCTGAGGCCATTAAATTGCAAAACCAAACtaaaagtaaaaaagcaaaagTGTCTTTCGTTTCTCTTAAGTGTCTAAAGAGcacaaagttgaaaaaaatacaaatctatTAAAAATGCTTCTCACCTGTGGGAAAAAAGGTacaaacttgaattttttttttttccagtagcctAATCTCAAGCTCGGAAAACAAAAGATCACCCCCAGAAAAGCTGTGTGTGACACCCCCGACGCTGCGAGTGGAAAAGTGAGCGTCGCCACCCCAGGGCCGATGGAACTGTGCTTAGGTTCTAGAAACGGACGTTTAGAAAAGTGGACAGCAGTGCGTTCCTGGAGGGGACCCGCACGCGCGGTGGGAGTGGGCCCGCGGCCACTACCGCGCCTCCACCTCCTGGGGGTTGCGGGACGGGGAGTAGTCGCGGGCCTCGCCCGGCGCGCGAGCCCCCAGCGGCGTAGTCCTGCTCCGCGGCTGCCCCGGGGGCGTGGGGGGCCCGCCTGCGGCCACCAGCGGCGGCGGCGCGCCAAGCGCGGCAGCGGCAGTGGGCGGGGTCCGCGCCAGGAGACTGTTGTGCAGCGCGGCGGGCGCGAGGCGCGGGTAGTGCAGGGCGCCCAGCGCCGGCAGCAGCGTCGCGCCGTCCAGGTGCGCGGCCCGGGCGCGCTCTAGCTCGTCGCGGCGCGCCTCCCGCAGGCGCTCGGGGCTGTAGTCGTGCGGTTCGCGGTCCCGGTAGGGGCGCTCGGGCGGCTCGAGGAGGGCGGCGGGGCCCGGTCCCGGCGGGGCGCGGCGGGGCAGCTCCGGGCCGCGGTAGGCGTCGCGCGGCGGCTCCCACGCGAAGGCCGGGCGCTCGCGGCCCGCGGGGCCCGGGCCAGGCTGTGGGGGCACGTCGCCATCCTCACCGCGCTCCTCCTTGACCTTCACGTCGCTCTGGGGCTGCTCGGCCAGCGCCTCTTGCGGCTTCCCAGGCTCGCGGCCCAGGAGACCGGCCAGGCGCAGGCCCTCCCCCAGGGCCATCTTGCTGGGCTTGGGGCCATCCTCCCTGGCCGGGGAGTGGCTCTCCTTGATGCGGAGCTCAGCCTCGCGTTCGGCGGGGATCCCGGGCCGGCCCGGATCGCCCTGGCCCCGGAGCACGAGGCCACTGCCTGGGTGGCCCACGGGCGCCGCTGGAGAGGCCCGGCTCAGCAGGCGTGTCTTTTCCAGGAGGTCCCTGGGAgcgacaacacacacacacccccgctCAGCCTGACGGGACACCCTGCAGCGAGTTCCTCTGCCACCAAGTTCCCACCTAATGTGGCACCATCACCATCCACTGAAGTGACCTCAGGGTccttgtgtgtgtgggtgtgtgtccaCGTGTGATTGCACGCTAGGTTCCTGTGCAATCACTGCTAGTGGCACCCATCAACACACACATGGTGATCATAACCCACACCCCCACAAGGGCATCCCCATACCTGCCTCCCCCACACGGGCAACTCTGGAGCCCAACTTTGCAACAGAAGCACAGACTTCACCAGAACCCAGAGAACTTTGGGAAGTTCCACCCGCCTCAGACCCACTGATCCACTGATCTGGAGGGATGGGGTTCTGAAATCCCCTTCTGGTGGGTGTGTGTGGCCCAGCTGGGGCTCACCAGAGttccacccaccccatcccagtcCGGTTCTCACCCATGAGGTGCCACTCTGGACGTTTTAGCCCTTTGGCCCTGAGGCTGGGAGCAAGGGGGGCATGACCTCCACCCTGAtgtggggctgggagggcagcTGAGCTTGAGCACATCAGGTGCCCAGGTCCCCCCAACCTCACTGCTGCACCTGGCTACCCTTACTGCACTTGCAGCCCGCCCTCTTGACCCTGATGTCCCTGCGGGGGGCTGCAGTTCCCTGGGCTCCTGACCCTCTGCGGTGACAGTGATGGTTGTAGGATGTGAGCAGGCCCTGGGGTGCTCCCCGGCACCCTTCCTGGGGCCTGTGACAAATGTCCCCCTCATCTTCTAGATCACCCCCTCCCTCACTGTCCTCTCAGGCTCTGCCCAACACCTAGCTTGCAGCAATGCCCAGACCTGGCCGGAAGGGCTGGCCAGGGAGCCTTCCCCTGCTCCTGTCTGCATGGCTGGCCCATGACTCCTCCAGAACCAAGTCCCGGACTCTGCTGCTCCCGTTAATGCAggctccctcctgccctgccctggcctAGCTCTGCTGCCCgtggggtgaggagggggaaCACACCACCTCAGCCCCCATCCTCCAGCTCAAGGGCTCCCCGCAGGTCTACCTCCCAGACCTGGCACCCTCTGGTGGTTCAGCAGCCCCCCTCCGGCACTGCCCTGCAGGTCTGAGCTACCTCTAGACCTACCATGTCCAGAAGCCCACCATCCCTGCCAGGGCCTTGGTGGAAGTGACCCTTATCCCGGATGGTACCTGCCCAGATCGTGCCCCAGCAAGAGTCTTCTGTGGCAACAAGGTGGAGAGTATGTGGACTCGGGGGTTCCCCTCCCCTGGTCTTTCCTACCCCAAAGACGCAGTCTTCGCGTCCTCCCACAGAAGATTTCCGTGTGCCCTCTTGGGTTCAGGAGAGGTGGCTTGGGGCTGCAGGTGCTGGGGGGGGCCAAAGTCGGGGCGGCAGGGAGCTGGCAGAACGGGTGGGTGGAGGGGCCCCAACTCACCGGTCCCGCCCCTCCTTGCCCTTGTCCAGCTCCCGGCTGTGGTTGGTCAGGGCTGAGACCCGCTCGGCATCTAAAGGCTTGGGCCACGGGGGTGGCGTGGGGAAGGAGGGTGGCGCTCGGTGCAGCCGGTTCCAGGCCTcgtgggggctgggcaggccaTGCAGCGTGGGGCCCTCCTTGGGGGCAAAGATGCTGCCGCCGCCGGGAGCTGGGGAAGGGGTTGGCAGCAGAGGGTGAGGCCAGGGGGCCAGGGAGGAGCACACACAGGGAGATGCCCAACCCCAGACCCTGAGGAGACGAGGGCCAACAGTCCGCCCGGTGTCCCTGTAGCCCTGATGCACGCCCGTGCCCGTGTGAAGGGAGAGAAGGCGGCAGGGTCACTCACTCAGCGCGTGGCTGCCAAGGCCTCCGAAGGCGTTGCTGcccaggctccccaggccccCGAAGGTGCTTGATCTGCTGAAAGGGTCTGTGGGTGCAACAAGCACTCAGGAATTTCTGTGTGCACCAAGCCCTCCCCTACCCCGGGGCTCCAGAACCTGGCAGGTACCACCTGCACAATCTGAGGGTGCCCTGGCTCTTGGGGGTCAGCACAGGCCAGCCAGACTGCACAGACCTCAGGGACACCTACCTGTCAAGTGACCAGTGGGCAGGAAGCTGCCAGGATGCGCTGAGGGTCCGAATGGGTTGGCGGCGGGATGGGTGGCACCTGGAGAGGGGGGAAGACTGTTGGAGGCGTGGGTGCACCTGGGGCTCCATCTGTGCCTCCTTCCCAGGGTGGTGCACCCTGGCTGCTCCACCTCCCCATCCAAACTCAGGACCAGCTAGGAGGTAGGCTTTCATCTCCCTGAATCTGGAAGGCCACGACgcaggggagcagggaggaaggTGCTGATAGTAGTGAGCCCCCAGCGGAGAAGGGCAGAGAGAAGGCCTGAGGTTGAGCCTTCTTGAGGGGCTACTCCCGCAGCCAGCTACCCTCCGAGGTCCTAACCAGAGCTAACAAACAATCCTGGTCGTTTGACAGTGGGTGTGGCTTGGTCCAGACGAACAATGGCCTGAAGATGGCAGCCCCTCCGGTGGTGTCCCCTGGCTGCTGGCCACAGCCCACAAGCATCAGTGCGGAATCAGCCCCGCTCCCCCAACGCCTCCAGAACCGAATGTGGAGGGCAGCCAAGTGGGCCTGGCTCCGAGAAGGGGCTGCTGGGTCAAGGGCAGACCCTGCTGCTTAGGGTGTCCCACCTTCTGTCTAGAGGCGAATTTCTGGTGAGACCTGTGAGAGGGGCGCCCCCTCCTGTCTCTCCAGCTCCCTCCACCTGTTAGGGGACCCTAACAATGGAGTGCTCCGTCTGCCTGCTGTGGGTGTCACAGGTGGGCTCCTCCACCCAGACAAACACAGGTTTAGTTCCCAGAGAGCTTCCACCTAGAAACGTGATCTCATTTCTAAGTGACCTTATGAAGAGATCGAACCAGAAGTTAGGAAACAGCTGGTCCCAGTGCTGAAAAGGATGCTATAAGAGCACTTGGAGGGCAGTCAGGGAAATGTGCTGCCTTACAAAGCTACACCTCAAGAAAAGGCCAACGAGCTGATACTCCCTGGGAAAGAGGATGGCAACATGCACACAGATGGAAGAAACACTCACACCAGATGGGGGGGTGGGCGACCAGGCGTCAGGCAGGGACAGCAGGGCCCTGGTCTAGGTGGGGCATGTGCTGGGGCAAGTGGACGCACAGCAGGATGAGGCCGTGGGTGGAGGGAAGCATGGGGGGCCCAGGCCACAGTCTGTAGGATAAGGCCTAAGAAGTCTGCTGGCTGCCAGGGCTGAGGCCCAGATGGGAGGCGCTCTGCTTTCTGAGGAACCAGACACCTGGGAGATGCCTCTGCCCTGGCtggggactggaggccatgaggGTGGTGGAGTGGGGGCTGGGAAGAGCCGGCCAGCTCACAGGCCAGCCGGCATGATCCCATCACACCGGTGCACTAACGGGCTGCCTGCACAGACTGACAGCGGGTGGGGGTGAGCAAGCATGAGCTTGTGGCAGGGTGTGAGCGGGGTGGATGTACAGAGTGGTCAGGGAAGgtcctctgaggaggtgacatccTTCAAGGGCCTGACAGCTGGGGAAGAGGCAGCAGCAGCCCTGTGGGCTCCAGACCATCAACCTGAGGACTGCTGCATGGTTGCCCTGCGTCGGCATCTGGGAACCTGGGTTTCAGGAGGTTCCTCACCTTCCTCTGATAGGAATACCTCACTCACATGTGCTCAGATTGTTTGTGCAAACAGTGTGGTTTGTGCTGAGCACTCGCTTTCCTTCCGGGAGTCTGGGTTTTGGTCCAGGCAGACACAGGTGCCTACATGACTGGCCCCCAGTAAGAAGCCGGGGTGCTGGGTCCCCACAAGCTTCCTTGGGAGACAGCCTCTTGCCCTGTTGTCAGGGCTCCTTTCCGGGGAATAAAGTGCATCCTGGGGCTCCTCAGGCAGTGCTCAGGAGACACCCGACTtccaccctcctccccttccttgcCGACAGATGCGTGTCCCTTGGCTGCAAGGCATACGGCTGGGGGTGTGTGAGACGTAGGCCGAGTCCTGGGAGTGCCGCAAGCCTAGGGGTAGTCCTAGGGACCCAACACAGTGAGGCTGTGGTGTGGCTGCTGGCGGAGGTGAACACGGGACAGAGGCTCTGGAGCAGGTTCCCACCATTCGGACAACAGCCGAACACGGGCCAGAGCATGGGCGGGGTCAGGTCAGCTGTGGGGACACCTCCAGGGGGCGAGGGAGAAGCCTGAGGCAGGCAGGACTGCCAGACCCCACCTGCTACAGCTGGAGAAACAAAAGCGCCGCCCAAGCAGCCGGAGCCCTCCTGAGCCCACACCAGCCAGAGGAGAAAGGCGAGACCGCGTCTGCTGGGCCATCCCCAGGCCTGCACGCTGGCAGGGGCCGCCAGCTCCCCTGGGCCAGGCCGCCTTACCCGAGCTGGAGAAGAGGGGCCGGGCCAGGTCCTGTGGGTAGTGGAATCCGGCGAACACGCCCGGGGCGGGGGGTCTGCTGAACAAGTCCAGCTTGGTGCCCACGTCCAGCTTGTGGGGCTCCAGCTGCATCTGCCGGGACAGAGCGTGTATAGGGGCCGGAGGCCGGGCCTCTGTCCTGCTCGCCACCAGGCTGCCGATGAGCTGGACAACAAGGTGTGATGCCCCCTGCTCCGCTGGCCTCGCTCAGTGGGCGGAGAGACAGGTAAGAGTCATCCTGACCATGTGTCAGCGATGTGGGGTAACCGAAACGTCGTCACGTGCGGTCGATATAGGAGGTTCCCGATTGCAGCGTTTCGCTCCTGTTTATATGGTCTTTGAAAGCTGGTGTTTTACACTTAAAACTCATCTCAATTTGGATGCTACATTTTCATTAGAAATACTGTTTAGATTTTGTAAAGTTGAGTTGGAAAAGTACATGCGCATACCCGAGTCTTTCCAGTTTTCTAATGGCTAAGTTTACCAagagtattaaaatttaaatgtattaaataaaacTAAGATGCCAGTCCCTGGGTCATAGGGCCACGGGAGGCACGGGGTGGGCCGAGTCTGTCCTAGTTCTTCCTGCTGTGGTGACAACAGAGGGTtgccccccaccctgcctcctccACTGCACCTTCCAGGCACCCTGCCTGAGTGTCTGCCTGTTAATCCATCATAAATCCCTTTCTGTGACTTGTCCTTTGTAACCCACTCAGGGCGtgataaggagaaggcaatggcaccccactccagtactcttgcctggaaaatcccatgggcggaggagcctggtgggctgtagtccatggggtcgctaagagttggacatgactaagcaacttcactttcacttttcactttcatgcattggagaaggaaatggcaacccactccagtgttcttgcctggagaatcccagggacgggggagcctggtgggctgctgtctatggggtcgcagagtcggacacgactgaagtgacttagcagtagcagtatggcGTGATGATTTAAAAATACCTTGAATAAGGGTAATGTGTTACCTGAGATGACACACAAAAAGTGTGGAGACTCTTCTGTGATACAGGGTGTGGGGTCCCTTTCTGGCCTCCCTCAGCGCCCCAGCCCACTGCCCCTGGCTGCAAGTCCCCAGGATTCCCAGGGCTGCCTCTTCCCTGAATTGCTCAGCCAGGGCATCTGGCATCACCCATTGCGGGGAGGATGGCCTCAAGCTGGGTTCCTCTTCACCACCTGTCCCCCCCAGGAGCATGCAGGCTCCGTGACCACTTAGGTTCATCTTTGTCCATGGCCCACAGCAGACACTTAATAAACACTTGGGGGGAAGGGGGGACCAGGCCAAAGGCCCCCTGGGAGGGCTTGACTGACAGCAGGGAGGCTCACAGGGTCAGCTCCTCTCTAACCCTGCCTGGGTCATCCCGGGTGACAGGTGGAAGTGACTTTGAGCTCCCCATACACTTCTGTCCTGCTCCCCAGCTCCGACCCCTGCTGGCCCGGCCCAGCGCTGGGGCGAGGGGCACATGCGCACATGTGTGGACGCTGGGGAGGGCCTGGCCCAAGAAGGGCGCTCTCTGAGCCGCAGGCCTGGCTGGCAGGACGAGCAGTCCAGCTCACCTTTATCTTCTGCTGATGGTGGTAGATCTGCCAGGCGATCTGCACGTGCACAGCGCACCACTTCCCCGGCTTCTGCGACGGGGGGATGGGCTCAGCCTCGCGGCCAGAACCGtctcctcactccccacccccagatccCTGCTGTCACAGGGCACCCCTGTGCCACCCAAGAGAGTCCTCCCTGGCCTCAGACCCTCCCGGAAGGTCCCACCGGGCCCCTTCCTCCCAAGGCgagacacacacaggcacacacacagaccttACACATGcaagcacgcacacactcacCCTGATTGCTGTCCGGTACGGGTCGGACACCTGCTGTCAACAGAGGAGGAAGTGTTAGACCCAGGCTCTGCAAGCAGTCAAGCCcagaggggttggggagggggcacTATGTGAGCCTCATGGAGCCATGCTGGCTGGACGCCCACCCGGGAAGGAGAGACGCAAGAACACCACTGCCACCTACCCCGGGGGCTTTCTGCAGGAGGGTGTGAACCACACTGGCCCGGCCTGTTAACTCGAGTGGGTTTGAAGTCTGAGGGGAGAGAGGGACACCACACGAGACCACTGTGCAGGCTCCGTGCCCAGGTGGCACCAAACCCCCCCAGGGCACCGGTGTCTGCCTTGCCCTGTGAGGCCCTGCACGCTGTCACCCAGGATGGTCTGGCCCCACCACATCCTCCATCCGGAGGTTTCTGAAAAGGCGGCAGGAGAAGGCTCTGATCGCTGTGCTGTGTGAAGGCAGCCCGCTGCAGGGAAGGTGAGCAGAGCAAGCCAGCTCCCTGGTGCCTGGGCCTCCGGCAGTGTGGACAGCCATGGATGGCTGCTGTCCACACTCTACCTCTGCTCCTCTGCActgctcctcccaccccccaaccccagtgcTCCCAGCTGAGGAGAGAACAAGTGAAGCAAGGCTCTCCTGGCCCCGAAGGTCAAGATATTCTGCACTCGGGTGAAGGCCCTTCAGGTGCCACCTGGGATCATGACTGCCCTGAGAGATGCTGGattatggggggggggggcggtcctGCAGCCCCTGCCCACCGTGCCCACACCCTCCCGGGAGCAGCTGGTACCTTGGGCTGAAAAGCACCCTGCAGGGATCCAAAGGGGCCTGGGTGTGGGAGCAGGGCGGGCAGTCCTGGGACGGCAGGAGGGAAGGGCGGGAAAAACTGCAAGAGAAGGCGGGAGGGGTGTTCCAGGGGCCTCGCCGGGCACTCGGACATCCTGGGCAGGGGCACTGGGCCTGGCCCTCTGGCCCCCACCCTGCCACGCCTGCACTAGGTGGGAGGCTACACAGACAAGGCGCagcctgacccccaccccccaccctgcctggTGACCCCAGGGCACGCAGGGACACTCACGTGGGAATGTCGGAAGTAGGGGCTGTCCAGCTTGGGCGTGTACTTGTCAAACtggaagggaaggaggcagagagtgAGGCCTCCCAGCCTTGCTGATGCCTCCATTGGCCAAGCGCCCACCCACACCGCCAGGCCGGGCAGCGGCCAGAATGAGGCTGGCGGCCCCCAGCCAGCTATCCTCCAGGCTCCCTGAGG is a genomic window of Bos javanicus breed banteng chromosome 17, ARS-OSU_banteng_1.0, whole genome shotgun sequence containing:
- the FBRSL1 gene encoding fibrosin-1-like protein isoform X2, which codes for MEAKVRQSRRSRAQRDRGRRREAARDARDQSASSGDEPEPGPGKENTGLPRAPPPRAAAARPPRRRRRESSSQEEEVIDGFAIASFSTLEALEKDMALKPHERKEKWERRLVKKPREAENCPSAEPSENGRPLEAGSSEQDLETPCDRGKKKVPLQPTKQMKVAVSRVGDHNSDGDSFREATSSRRSSSRDQLSDSSAQAVSGRGYSCDSESDGDDKASVGSEKLFAPAADKGHTLGEKSEAKTGAAPKVSGLERSRELSTEPPFLAPVRSPAPVLPSASTAASPLVKKEAPALPRLAPQLPPASSQPRAPLLTHVPLPQGVFPGPGPAAHNGLHSLSRSSSASSGASLGLAKHASLSPHGPGPHLSTSHLALRSQAQHQHHAAAMFAAPPTLPPPPALPANSLVIPGHPADASLLISFSQPIMYCQPHSGILIDHELLRQELNARFLVQSAPLGPGALLRAEFHQHQHTHQHTHQHQHTFAPFPAGPPPPPLLPHAAPPPFDKYTPKLDSPYFRHSHFFPPFPPAVPGLPALLPHPGPFGSLQGAFQPKTSNPLELTGRASVVHTLLQKAPGVSDPYRTAIRKPGKWCAVHVQIAWQIYHHQQKIKMQLEPHKLDVGTKLDLFSRPPAPGVFAGFHYPQDLARPLFSSSGATHPAANPFGPSAHPGSFLPTGHLTDPFSRSSTFGGLGSLGSNAFGGLGSHALTPGGGSIFAPKEGPTLHGLPSPHEAWNRLHRAPPSFPTPPPWPKPLDAERVSALTNHSRELDKGKEGRDRDLLEKTRLLSRASPAAPVGHPGSGLVLRGQGDPGRPGIPAEREAELRIKESHSPAREDGPKPSKMALGEGLRLAGLLGREPGKPQEALAEQPQSDVKVKEERGEDGDVPPQPGPGPAGRERPAFAWEPPRDAYRGPELPRRAPPGPGPAALLEPPERPYRDREPHDYSPERLREARRDELERARAAHLDGATLLPALGALHYPRLAPAALHNSLLARTPPTAAAALGAPPPLVAAGGPPTPPGQPRSRTTPLGARAPGEARDYSPSRNPQEVEAR
- the FBRSL1 gene encoding fibrosin-1-like protein isoform X11 — translated: MEAKVRQSRRSRAQRDRGRRREAARDARDQSASSGDEPEPGPGKENTGLPRAPPPRAAAARPPRRRRRESSSQEEEVIDGFAIASFSTLEALEKDMALKPHERKEKWERRLVKKPREAENCPSAEPSENGRPLEAGSSEQDLETPCDRGKKKVPLQPTKQMKVAVSRVGDHNSDGDSFREATSSRRSSSRDQLSDSSAQAVSGRGYSCDSESDGDDKASVGSEKLFAPAADKGHTLGEKSEAKTGAAPKVSGLERSRELSTEPPFLAPVRSPAPVLPSASTAASPLVKKEAPALPRLAPQLPPASSQPRAPLLTHVPLPQGVFPGPGPAAHNGLHSLSRSSSASSGASLGLAKHASLSPHGPGPHLSTSHLALRSQAQHQHHAAAMFAAPPTLPPPPALPANSLVIPGHPADASLLISFSQPIMYCQPHSGILIDHELLRQELNARFLVQSAPLGPGALLRAEFHQHQHTHQHTHQHQHTFAPFPAGPPPPPLLPHAAPPPFDKYTPKLDSPYFRHSHFFPPFPPAVPGLPALLPHPGPFGSLQGAFQPKVSDPYRTAIRPGKWCAVHVQIAWQIYHHQQKIKMQLEPHKLDVGTKLDLFSRPPAPGVFAGFHYPQDLARPLFSSSGATHPAANPFGPSAHPGSFLPTGHLTDPFSRSSTFGGLGSLGSNAFGGLGSHALTPGGGSIFAPKEGPTLHGLPSPHEAWNRLHRAPPSFPTPPPWPKPLDAERVSALTNHSRELDKGKEGRDRDLLEKTRLLSRASPAAPVGHPGSGLVLRGQGDPGRPGIPAEREAELRIKESHSPAREDGPKPSKMALGEGLRLAGLLGREPGKPQEALAEQPQSDVKVKEERGEDGDVPPQPGPGPAGRERPAFAWEPPRDAYRGPELPRRAPPGPGPAALLEPPERPYRDREPHDYSPERLREARRDELERARAAHLDGATLLPALGALHYPRLAPAALHNSLLARTPPTAAAALGAPPPLVAAGGPPTPPGQPRSRTTPLGARAPGEARDYSPSRNPQEVEAR
- the FBRSL1 gene encoding fibrosin-1-like protein isoform X14, encoding MEAKVRQSRRSRAQRDRGRRREAARDARDQSASSGDEPEPGPGKENTGLPRAPPPRAAAARPPRRRRRESSSQEEEVIDGFAIASFSTLEALEKDMALKPHERKEKWERRLVKKPREAENCPSAEPSENGRPLEAGSSEQDLETPCDRGKKKVPLQPTKQMKVAVSRVGDHNSDGDSFREATSSRRSSSRDQLSDSSAQAVSGRGYSCDSESDGDDKASVGSEKLFAPAADKGHTLGEKSEAKTGAAPKVSGLERSRELSTEPPFLAPVRSPAPVLPSASTAASPLVKKEAPALPRLAPQLPPASSQPRAPLLTHVPLPQGVFPGPGPAAHNGLHSLSRSSSASSGASLGLAKHASLSPHGPGPHLSTSHLALRSQAQHQHHAAAMFAAPPTLPPPPALPANSLVIPGHPADASLLISFSQPIMYCQPHSGILIDHELLRQELNARFLVQSAPLGPGALLRAEFHQHQHTHQHTHQHQHTFAPFPAGPPPPPLLPHAAPPPFDKYTPKLDSPYFRHSHFFPPFPPAVPGLPALLPHPGPFGSLQGAFQPKQVSDPYRTAIRMQLEPHKLDVGTKLDLFSRPPAPGVFAGFHYPQDLARPLFSSSGATHPAANPFGPSAHPGSFLPTGHLTDPFSRSSTFGGLGSLGSNAFGGLGSHALTPGGGSIFAPKEGPTLHGLPSPHEAWNRLHRAPPSFPTPPPWPKPLDAERVSALTNHSRELDKGKEGRDRDLLEKTRLLSRASPAAPVGHPGSGLVLRGQGDPGRPGIPAEREAELRIKESHSPAREDGPKPSKMALGEGLRLAGLLGREPGKPQEALAEQPQSDVKVKEERGEDGDVPPQPGPGPAGRERPAFAWEPPRDAYRGPELPRRAPPGPGPAALLEPPERPYRDREPHDYSPERLREARRDELERARAAHLDGATLLPALGALHYPRLAPAALHNSLLARTPPTAAAALGAPPPLVAAGGPPTPPGQPRSRTTPLGARAPGEARDYSPSRNPQEVEAR
- the FBRSL1 gene encoding fibrosin-1-like protein isoform X12; translation: MEAKVRQSRRSRAQRDRGRRREAARDARDQSASSGDEPEPGPGKENTGLPRAPPPRAAAARPPRRRRRESSSQEEEVIDGFAIASFSTLEALEKDMALKPHERKEKWERRLVKKPREAENCPSAEPSENGRPLEAGSSEQDLETPCDRGKKKVPLQPTKQMKVAVSRVGDHNSDGDSFREATSSRRSSSRDQLSDSSAQAVSGRGYSCDSESDGDDKASVGSEKLFAPAADKGHTLGEKSEAKTGAAPKVSGLERSRELSTEPPFLAPVRSPAPVLPSASTAASPLVKKEAPALPRLAPQLPPASSQPRAPLLTHVPLPQGVFPGPGPAAHNGLHSLSRSSSASSGASLGLAKHASLSPHGPGPHLSTSHLALRSQAQHQHHAAAMFAAPPTLPPPPALPANSLVIPGHPADASLLISFSQPIMYCQPHSGILIDHELLRQELNARFLVQSAPLGPGALLRAEFHQHQHTHQHTHQHQHTFAPFPAGPPPPPLLPHAAPPPFDKYTPKLDSPYFRHSHFFPPFPPAVPGLPALLPHPGPFGSLQGAFQPKTSNPLELTGRASVVHTLLQKAPGVSDPYRTAIRMQLEPHKLDVGTKLDLFSRPPAPGVFAGFHYPQDLARPLFSSSGATHPAANPFGPSAHPGSFLPTGHLTDPFSRSSTFGGLGSLGSNAFGGLGSHALTPGGGSIFAPKEGPTLHGLPSPHEAWNRLHRAPPSFPTPPPWPKPLDAERVSALTNHSRELDKGKEGRDRDLLEKTRLLSRASPAAPVGHPGSGLVLRGQGDPGRPGIPAEREAELRIKESHSPAREDGPKPSKMALGEGLRLAGLLGREPGKPQEALAEQPQSDVKVKEERGEDGDVPPQPGPGPAGRERPAFAWEPPRDAYRGPELPRRAPPGPGPAALLEPPERPYRDREPHDYSPERLREARRDELERARAAHLDGATLLPALGALHYPRLAPAALHNSLLARTPPTAAAALGAPPPLVAAGGPPTPPGQPRSRTTPLGARAPGEARDYSPSRNPQEVEAR